One Lutra lutra chromosome 7, mLutLut1.2, whole genome shotgun sequence DNA window includes the following coding sequences:
- the LOC125105009 gene encoding thymosin beta-4-like, with product MSDKPDMTEIEKFDKSKLKKTEIQEKNPLPSKETIEQEKQAGES from the coding sequence ATGTCTGACAAACCCGATATGACTGAGATTGAGAAATTCGATAAGtcgaaattgaagaagacagaaatacaagagaaaaatccACTGCCTTCAAAAGAAACGATTGAACAGGAGAAGCAAGCGGGCGAATCGTAA